The Pecten maximus chromosome 6, xPecMax1.1, whole genome shotgun sequence DNA window ATTGTACGAAACTCGTAATACGGGATAAAATACAATGTTAGTATGAGAACAATCTACGTTAAAAAGTGGGAAACGCTCGGATCACAGCGGCCTTTTCTTATCActaagtacaaaaaaaaaatgtagtacTTCGAGCTACATAGACAAATATTATTTCCATGTGTCTTTCACAATAATCATTATATAGTTTAGAGTTAAAAATGCAACACGAGATTATCtggaaaatataacaaaatacatgtatatgaataatATTTGAAGACAGTGTCCAGTAAAAGCCGTTCATGAAATCCAATATATTGCAAAACCTCCGGAACTGATCGGTGAAGGGTTTAAATCCCCCCGACACAATAGAGAATTCGGAGTTCGGAAGTACCTCTACTTCCTCTTTAAGCCTTTCAATATGGCGGCCACGCAAGGTAGCAAGAAAAGGAAGGTTAGAATCTACTTTTACACCTTCAAATACAGGTCCAATAAAGCTTAAACAGCATTTCGAGAATAAACAATGATTTATCTATATAATGACTGATATTACTTCGATGGATGTCACCATTTAAGGCAGATTGAGACCGATTATATATGGCATGTCATGTTGATCCTAACACACTCGTTTGACGTTCAGAAGAAACGTGATGTTATTGCAAAATCTTCCATAACGATTCACTTACAGATACGATTTTAGTTGATTGGTTGAGGTTGCTAAATCTTTTGTGTAATTCAgtgaatttcagaaataccaCGGCTATGATATCGGCCTGTCGAATAGTTGTTTTGATTTTACACAAATGGGGAGATCCAGTCCAAAATGATgagatatattaaatatatgacTTAACTAGTTAATGAAATATAGCCTTATCACACTATTCTAGGTTATattcatatttgaaaattaaatcaatgttCTGTCCATTTTAGTTCGTAGCTGATGGTGTGTTCAAGGCAGAATTGAACAACTTCCTTACAAGAGAACTTGCCGAAGATGGTTACAGCGGGGTAGAAGTACGCGTCACACCAACCCGTACAGAAATTATAATTCTCGCTACAAGGACCCAGAATGTCCTCGGAGAGAAGGGACGCAGAATCAGGGAGCTTACCTCTGTTGTACAGAAACGATTCAGCTTCCCAGAAGGAACTGTTGAAGTATGTTCAATAATTGATTTGCAACTTATAGCTTTGGAACACTTAGAAGTGCATTCTCTCAGAGAAATTTATACCAGCTCCAAATTTAAACGCGCTTTAAACATGAAGAAATTGTATACTGAATACCATAGTGGAACTAGACATGTCTAAACGCCAGTGGTCAGGTTGGTCAAATGTAATTGGAGGGAAAATGCATGACAAGGCTGGAACTCAGTACTCGAAACAGATACTCTAATTATAACCATTTAAGCTACAAGACTACCGGCCTTTACCATGTTCAGTTCTGctaaaatacaaatatcaatacAGCAAACACAACAGGAAattaactataaataatatttaaattacaTTTTGTGTTCAATGTAGAACTCATATCCTTAATTgaaaacttatatataattaactatAACTGACTATGCACAAGTTTATTAGTTCTTTTCAGAAGtcatatttaatcaaaattactGGAAAATTAATCTTTGAAAGTAAagagaaataattttgttaaaagtgATTTCAATGGGATAGAAACATTCAATAGtgttatgatattttttatggAGTTCACATGAAAATGAATACAGTGTTGTGGACTCGGATCATGTCAATGTTGAATTGTTTGTTGTTGGCTCTGATGTTGATGTGAATTTGTGGACGCGatatcaatgttgatttgtAACAATAAACACTCGAAGCATGAAACTGAAAAGGAAAGTATTTACTAATGCTGCAAGAACGGATCTAGCAagtttttcattcatttatcaATGATCTACATTTGTCCTCAGTTGTATGCAGAGAAGGTTGCCCAGAGAGGTCTGTGTGCCATCGCTCAGTGTGAGTCCCTTAGATACAAACTCATCGGCGGTCTCGCTGTCAGGAGGTGAGTAATCAGAGGAGGTTCTCTGATTTGCTATGTTGTTAAAATTATCAACACAAGTTGGCAGATGTTTTGGGAATGGGACCCTATTCTTATATTACAAATGTTTGTTGACtgaaaattgggaaaatagCATCAGTGTGTTGAGGGTTTATAATGCAATTAATTTGGAAAACATGAAAATTTAATAAAGCCAATGCGTAATTCATGTTTCACACTTGGTTCATGAATTGATCCATTTTCATAGCAACATGAAAAAGGCAGAAATTTCTTTAACACAGTAAAAAACCATTGCCGACTGGAACAATTAAGGTTTAAGCTGGGAAAATATGTGGCTGTGAATTTTATAGGTCTGAGTGTTACCTGGAGATTTTCATTGCCGTGACAAATATTGTCACATGCTATGACACCTGTTGAAAATTTATGGAGTGTATTTACTAGGATCTCCTTCATGAACCTTAAGGGGGCTGTGCAGTAATCTTGTAATTTCTGATTAACATGTGAACTGCACAGTAAAAACTTTTTTCATAGGGATGTTGGGTGGGGCACGCATATTTGAAAGTTTAACATCTTGAGGAATGGCAGTTGTTAGTGGACATTGTCAAGGAATTAATTGGGAATTGAGAAAAAAGGAATTTTTTACATTCAAAGAGAATTGATTCACATTTGATTGtcaattgaaaataataaaacgtAATAATTTCAACACAAGACTAAGATGTACTATTTCTCTGTGTGTTTGTTGAACTTGAGTTGACCTCTTTTTGATTTCAGGGCATGCTATGGTGTGTTGAGATTCATCATGGAGAGTGGCGCCAAGGGATGTGAAGTTGTTGTGTCTGGCAAGCTGAGAGGTCAGAGGGCAAAGTCCATGAAGTTTGTAGATGGTCTTATGATTCACAGTGGAGAGCCCATCAATGATTACGTAGACACAGCTGTCCGACACGTACTCCTCAGGCAGGGTAGGTCATGTGCCAGTGTTCAGCTTAgactgaatatatataaatttctcAAATATCCAATCATAAAATTTACTGTTTAAGTAGAGTTCATCTCCTAATCTGATTCCAGTATTATGATACTAATGAAAGTTAATATGGTTATGTATAGGCATTGTTTTGAACTAGTTATCTGCCCTTTGTGAAATCCTTAAAATTGTACCAAAAGTAAACAACAAGATTTTTGATGTTCCCATTGAAATTACCAATGGTAAGAAGATAGCTAACAATTATCAGATCACAATAATAAAACTGGAAGACTTTCTTCTTTTTGTggaaaaaatattgtttgattacACAGACAAAACTGAAGTGTTAAAAATTCAATAGGGAAAAAGATTTCTGCATGCATTTTAGCAAGGTTAAGTAACAAAATGACTTGTCAATGGTCACTTTATTTCTTATCTAAAATTGTACATggctttttttcaattttacataGAAAGTTAGAAAAAATCAGCCATATAGGAGCATTTCGGGAATCTGAAAGTATTGttacagtattgttttattacagCCCATCAACAATTTGTGTCAGTATCACATTTCAAAGACAAAGTCTTGTCTCATCATCATTAAAGAAATAGCTACTGtgacaaaatgtaaaaattaaatcTGGTTTCCTTCCTGAAATCAtactttttgttttcaatttctagaattgatttaaattgaaataaatgtagaTGCAACATTTAATGCTATGGCATGATCTCGGCTAGTTTTCATTTCCATCACATGAAAAACTAAAACCCAACTCTTTGAATTGCTAAATATTGAAGGAAAAAAAATAGCATTCTGTGGCAATATCGTAATAGTCTCTGGACAGTCGCAATAGAAATTTTACTATCGAAGTACTATCTTCATAGCTTTTTTTGGCCTCCAAAGCCACCCCCTAATCAACACAGTCGATTAAGTCTGGTCATTTGACTTTACAGGTGTACTGGGTATTAAAGTAAAGATCATGTTACCATGGGACCCCAGCGGTAAGATTGGTCCCAAGAAACCACTGCCAGATCATGTTAACATTGTGGAGCCAAAGGAAGAACAGACACCTGCACAACCATACAGTGAACAGAAGGGAACCGCCAAGCCAGGGGCACCCGAACCAGCCCAAACTCCACAGGCGTGAGGGTAAGTGTAACATAAACAAGTCTGGGACATCTGAACCAGCCAAAACACCACAGACATGACCTGTACATACGTAAACAAGTCTTGGACGTCTGAACCAGCGAAAACACCACAGGCGTAACCTGTACATACATAAACAAGTCTGGGACATCTGAACCAGCCAAACACCACAGACGTGACCTGTACATAACATAAACAAGTCTGGGACATCTCAACCAGCCGAACACCACAGACATGACCTGTACACAACATTAACAAGTCTGGGACGTCTGAACCAGCCCAAACACCACAGGCGTGACCTGTACATACGTAAACAAGTCTAGGACATCTGAACCAGCCCAAACACCACAGACATGACCTGTACATAACATAAACAAGTCTGGGACATCTGAACCAGCGAAAACACCACAGGCGTGACCTGTACATACGTAAACAAGTCTAGGACATCTGAACCAGCCCAAACACCACAGGCATGACCTGTACATAACATAAACAAGTCTGGGACATCTGAACCAGCCCAAACACCACAGACACGacctgtacataacaaacaaGTCTGGGACATCTGAACCAGCCCAAACACCACAGACATGACCTGTACATAACATAAACAAGTCTGGGACATCTGAACCAGCCCAAACACCACAGACACGacctgtacataacaaacaaGTCTGGGATGTCTGAACCAGCCCAAACACCACAGACGTGAcctgtacaaacataaacaagTCTGGGACGCCTGAACCAGCCCAAACACCACAGACGTGACCTGTACATAACATAAACAAGTCTGGGATGTCTGAACCAGCCCCAACACCACAGACGTGACCTGTACATAACATAAGCAAGTCTGGGACATCTGAACCAGCCCAAACACCACAGACATGACCTGTACATAACATAAACAAGTCTGGGACATCTGAACCAGACCAAACACCACAGACGTGACCTGTACACAACATAAACAAGTCTGGGACGTCTGAACCAGCCCAAACACCACAGGCATGACCTGTACACAACATAAACAAGTCTGGGACGTCTGAACCAGCCCAAACACCACAGACATGACCTGTACATAACATAAACAAGTCTGGGACGTCTGAACCAGCCCAAACACCACAGACATGACCTGTACATACGTAAACAAGTCTGGGACATCTGAACCAGCCCAAACACCACAGACATGACCTGTACATAACATAAACAAGTCTGGGACATCTGAACCAGCCCAAACACCACAGGCATGACCTGTACACAACATAAACAAGTCTGGGACGTCTGAACCAGCCAAAACACCACAGGCGTGACCTGTACATAACATAAACAAGTCTGGGACATCTGAACCAGCCCAAACACCACAGACATGATCTGTACATAACATAAACAAGTCTGGGACATCTGAACCAGCCCAAACACCACAGACATGACCTGTACATAACATAAACAAGTCTGGGACATCTGAACCAGACCAAACACCACAGACATGACCTGTACATAACATCAACAAGTCTGGGACATCTGAACCAGCCCAAACACCACAGACATGACCTGTACATAACATAAACAAGTCTGGGACATCTGAACCAGCCCAAACACCACAGACATGACCTGTACACAACATAAACAAGTCTGGGACGTCTGAACCAGCGAAAACACCACAGACATGACCTGTACATAACATAAACAAGTCTGGGACATCTGAACCAGCCCAAACACCACGGGCGTGACCTGTACATAACATAAACAAGTCTGGGACATCTGAACCAGCCCAAACACCACAGACATGACCTGTACATAACATAAACAAGTCTTGGACGTCTGAACCAGCCCCAACACCACAGACATGACCTGTACATACATAAACAAGTCTGGGATGTCTGAACCAGCCAAAACACCACAGACGTGACCTGTACATAACATAAACAAGTCTGGGACGTCTGAACCAGCCAAACACCACAGACGTGACCTGTACATAACATAAACAAGTCTGGGATGTCTGAACCAGCCAAAACACCACAGACATGACCTGTACATAACATAAACAAGTCTGGGACGTCTGAACCAGCCCCAACACCACAGACATGACCTGTACATACGTAAACAAGTCTAGGACATCTGAACCAGCCCAAACACCACAGACGTGACCTGTACACAACATAAACAAGTCTGGGACGTCTGAACCAGCCCAAACACCACAGACGTGACCTGTACACAACATAAACAAGTCTGGGACGTCTGAACCAGCCCAAACACCACAGGCATGACCTGTACACAACATAAACAAGTCTGGGACGTCTGAACCAGCCCAAACACCACAGACGTGACCTGTACATAACATCAACAAGTCTAGGACATCTGAACCAGCCCAAACACCACAGACATGATCTGTACATAACATAAACAAGTCTGGGACATCTGAACCAGCCCAAACACCACAGGCATGACCTGTACACAACATAAACAAGTCTGGGACATCTGAACCAGCCCAAACACCACAGACATGACCTGTACATAACATAAACAAGTCTGGGACATCTGAACCAGCCCAAACACCACAGACATGACCTGTACACAACATAAACAAGTCTGGGACATCTGAACCAGCCCAAACACCACAGACATGAACTTAATATAATGAAAAGAGTATCGATATACATCTGACAGTAATTCAATATGGGTGTGTTAAATATTGGTGTTCAAAATTCACCTACCCAAATTGTTCcagttttatttgataaaacacAGATTAATTATTGTAGCTATTAACTTAGGTGTCGGACAAAGTGTTTGGATGTGTTTTTTGTATTGACAATTGTCAAAGTGGGAAAAAtagcaatattgatatttttgtgtttgatttgagagattgaaatattgatataattgttttatattagaAGAATTAGATAATATTGATTAAGGATAACAGGATTTTGATTAAAGATAACAgaattttaatttcctttttgtTCTGTTGCAGGTCTCCTCATCACAAGAAGATGCTATTTAAGTAATTGTGATGGACTTCATGTAAAATAAACATGTGAAGAGAAATATTGTGTTGGTATAATTTCTGGATAAAAAATCTGTCTCGAGAATAAACCAAGGTAGTTTAACTTTAGTTTCATCTACCTGTTTAAAGGAAAATCTGGGTGAAGTCAAAGAAGAATCTTGACTGTAGCAAAGGTATGTCTGACATTCCAGACAAGTAAGGTAACGGAAAAGAAATCTAAGGTAAAATACTACACGTTTCAGATTATTTGACTCCATATTCAATAAACAATTCATATACTGGTGTCTATGGGCAAAGGAAAAGAAAATTCTTCCAGAGTTCCAAATTTATGTACGGCAGATTTCCAGTCTATATCTGGAAATATGCTGCATGTGTAGCCTTGAAAAACCCTTGATTTACTTTAGGCATTGAAAAGTTCTTGAATATGCCATTATATGTTCTATATTATCTAATTAAAAGTATTTCTTTTTGATCCTTCAGTTTAAAGATTTACAGTTACTGATCAAAGATTAATTGTCCCCTCCTGATGGGcgaggggatgtagggatatTCTTGTACGTACGTGACCAAAGAACATCCTCGCTCTGCTGGCTTCAGTAATGGTTTCTGTCTGAAACTTCAACATCTCTTATACGAGTTCAGATTTCAACCACCAGGGGTTAAAAATGAGGcaactataaatagattttcaaCATCCTTGTTCAGCTTCATCAATGATCCTGTTGAAATTTCATGCACTCAAAAGCCATATCTCTTATATTACTAGATTGAATATTCATACACTGCCTACACTACTATATCTGTCAGAAATTATCCGTCCATCTTCCAGAGCTACGTTGTCGAAGCTAATATCTTAGGAGTTAGCGTTTCAACGACATGAAGTGAAAATTAAGGTCATTGTTACAATAAATAGATTTCAAGGTCCCCTTTACACTTTCAACCTCTTCTCATTAACTAACAGGCCTAGGGACATGATATTGAGCCAGTTGCATGCTGAAGACTCCGTATCATGCGGAgatgaagagctaccaagttggttcaaatagatgaccttgacctttgttcaAGGTCATAGCAGTCGAATATGCTAAACTCTTTAAATGACTTTGATAACCAAGTGGCCCAGAGAGCCAATATTAGGTTTATAGCATGCTGTGATGAAGGGCTTTCAAGTATGTccaaatggatgaccttgatcttcGTTCAAGCTCATAAGgttcaaatatgcttaaatcttttaGTCAACTTAATGATAACCAAGTGGTTAACATACTGggatgaagtgctaccaagtttgttaaaatggatgaccttgacctaa harbors:
- the LOC117329953 gene encoding 40S ribosomal protein S3-like: MAKIRRKSGISHHINKKHSLRPLGGKEQKIDRQCPVKAVHEIQYIAKPPELIGEGFKSPRHNREFGVRKYLYFLFKPFNMAATQGSKKRKFVADGVFKAELNNFLTRELAEDGYSGVEVRVTPTRTEIIILATRTQNVLGEKGRRIRELTSVVQKRFSFPEGTVELYAEKVAQRGLCAIAQCESLRYKLIGGLAVRRACYGVLRFIMESGAKGCEVVVSGKLRGQRAKSMKFVDGLMIHSGEPINDYVDTAVRHVLLRQGVLGIKVKIMLPWDPSGKIGPKKPLPDHVNIVEPKEEQTPAQPYSEQKGTAKPGAPEPAQTPQA